A window of Synechococcus sp. MEDNS5 contains these coding sequences:
- a CDS encoding type III pantothenate kinase, translating to MTAFKEVIPQRCLLIGNSRWHWAERADSSRWSFRHTDPIVEQQLDAPVPERWAAVGRVPAAFSRHGDQQLQLDQVPLNDVPPWLGIDRALAGWGAWLRSGGGNDLMVVDAGTVLSLTRVTAAGCFGGGWLCAGLRLQLQAMTEGTVALPVVGPDVPSIDSSPNLPADTASAMTQGVLQSLLGLIHGAHRRCPSTVWLCGGDAPLLLPELVARGVDVQHTPDLVMETFVDLVS from the coding sequence GTGACGGCATTTAAGGAAGTGATTCCCCAGCGATGCCTTCTGATCGGCAATTCACGCTGGCATTGGGCCGAACGCGCTGATTCATCCCGCTGGAGTTTTCGTCACACCGATCCGATCGTTGAACAACAGCTGGATGCTCCAGTGCCTGAGCGATGGGCTGCAGTCGGAAGGGTTCCTGCTGCGTTCTCGCGCCATGGTGACCAGCAATTGCAACTTGATCAGGTGCCCCTGAACGATGTGCCGCCGTGGCTGGGTATCGATCGTGCCCTCGCAGGATGGGGGGCCTGGCTTCGATCCGGGGGCGGTAACGATTTGATGGTGGTTGATGCAGGAACGGTGCTCAGCCTGACGCGCGTCACCGCGGCTGGATGCTTTGGCGGAGGATGGCTCTGCGCGGGGTTGCGTCTTCAGCTGCAGGCCATGACTGAGGGGACTGTCGCCTTGCCCGTGGTGGGGCCTGATGTGCCCAGCATCGATTCAAGCCCGAACCTCCCGGCTGACACAGCGAGTGCCATGACCCAGGGTGTGCTTCAAAGCCTGTTGGGTTTGATCCATGGTGCTCATCGCCGTTGCCCTAGCACTGTCTGGCTTTGCGGAGGAGACGCCCCGCTTCTCTTGCCCGAGCTGGTGGCCCGGGGTGTTGATGTTCAGCACACCCCGGATCTTGTGATGGAAACGTTTGTCGACCTTGTCAGCTAG
- a CDS encoding phosphoadenylyl-sulfate reductase, producing the protein MTSAAAGLDSGGETAMLALQREALEALEPAQRLQWAREQFGSGFAMTTSFGIQSSVLLHMLAGLPGSESVPVIWVDTGYLLPETYRYAKTLCDRLGLQPVVVQSSLSPARMEALHGRLWETGSDSDLDLYLRLRKVEPLESALDRLAVRCWGSGVRSGQTDLRSTMTVLDPIRGRLSLRPLLHWTNKDVFYYMQEHELPQHPLFDQGFSTVGDWHSSAPDGVDSEGRSTRFGGQRQECGIHVPGVMGDGI; encoded by the coding sequence ATGACAAGCGCTGCCGCGGGCTTGGACTCCGGCGGTGAAACCGCCATGCTGGCGCTTCAGAGGGAGGCGCTTGAGGCACTGGAGCCTGCTCAGCGGTTGCAGTGGGCGCGCGAGCAATTCGGGTCGGGATTCGCAATGACCACGAGCTTCGGGATCCAGTCGTCCGTGCTCCTACACATGCTTGCAGGCTTGCCAGGCTCCGAATCGGTGCCGGTGATCTGGGTGGATACCGGATATCTACTCCCAGAGACCTATCGCTACGCCAAAACTCTCTGCGACCGTCTCGGCCTTCAGCCCGTCGTCGTTCAGTCGTCTCTCTCCCCAGCAAGAATGGAGGCTCTGCATGGGCGACTTTGGGAAACAGGAAGCGACAGTGACCTTGATCTCTATTTACGTCTACGCAAAGTTGAGCCCCTCGAGAGCGCTCTCGACCGCCTCGCTGTGCGCTGCTGGGGCAGTGGGGTGCGCAGCGGACAGACCGACCTCAGAAGCACGATGACGGTGCTCGATCCGATTCGTGGTCGCCTCTCCCTCAGGCCGCTCCTGCATTGGACCAATAAAGACGTCTTCTATTACATGCAGGAACACGAGCTGCCCCAGCATCCCTTATTTGATCAGGGATTTTCCACAGTTGGTGACTGGCATTCCAGTGCTCCAGACGGTGTGGATTCCGAGGGACGCAGCACCCGTTTCGGTGGCCAGAGACAGGAGTGTGGCATTCACGTGCCTGGGGTGATGGGTGACGGCATTTAA
- a CDS encoding NAD(P)/FAD-dependent oxidoreductase codes for MTQAPNPQEHPILVVGGGFAGLSTLQAFSRVHPRPPLVLIEPRSRFVFVPLLYELLSGELQGWEVAPDYGQLLQGRGISHIQDSVCSVNFEDHVVTTAGGHQLPYSQLVLATGAVPDDFGIPGVREHALRFHALEDLPPLHARLRDLRNRPSGTSTLVIVGAGATGVELACKLVDLLDGAARVHLIEQGDQILARSRAFNREQAEQALKKRDITVHLKTRVLNVAPNAVRWSGVDGDMEQPHDGLIWTAGSRPNIPDLIPSASPHHKRLPVDGSLRLLGQPDVLVLGDIASQHSIDEGQSPWPLSAQVAIQQGQAAARSLQARRDGNTPDPFVFQDLGEMLSLGIGDATLTGMGVTLAGPLAFKLRRLAYLTRMPGLSLGLRSAGAWLFSS; via the coding sequence TTGACGCAAGCACCCAATCCGCAGGAGCACCCGATCCTTGTGGTTGGGGGAGGATTTGCAGGGCTATCAACCCTGCAAGCGTTCAGTAGGGTGCATCCCCGACCACCCCTCGTCTTGATCGAACCCCGATCAAGGTTCGTCTTTGTTCCCCTTCTCTACGAACTGCTCAGCGGGGAGCTGCAGGGATGGGAAGTCGCCCCCGACTACGGGCAACTCTTGCAAGGGCGGGGGATCAGTCACATTCAGGACTCGGTCTGCTCCGTCAACTTTGAAGATCACGTCGTCACAACAGCAGGTGGTCACCAGTTGCCTTACAGCCAACTGGTTCTGGCCACTGGAGCAGTACCGGATGACTTCGGAATCCCTGGCGTCCGAGAGCACGCCTTGCGCTTCCATGCCTTGGAAGACCTTCCGCCACTTCATGCTCGCTTGAGGGACCTGCGCAACCGTCCCTCCGGAACAAGCACGCTCGTGATTGTTGGGGCTGGTGCCACGGGCGTAGAACTCGCTTGCAAACTCGTTGACCTGCTTGACGGAGCAGCTCGCGTTCATCTCATCGAACAGGGAGATCAGATCCTCGCTCGCTCACGGGCCTTCAACCGAGAGCAAGCTGAACAAGCCTTGAAAAAGCGCGACATCACAGTTCATTTGAAGACACGCGTTCTCAACGTGGCTCCAAATGCTGTGCGATGGAGTGGTGTTGACGGCGACATGGAACAGCCCCACGACGGTCTGATCTGGACGGCAGGCAGTCGGCCCAACATCCCTGATTTGATACCTTCCGCCTCACCCCATCACAAGCGCCTGCCCGTGGATGGAAGCCTGCGACTGCTTGGCCAACCCGACGTTCTTGTCCTTGGAGACATCGCCAGCCAGCACTCCATCGATGAAGGTCAATCTCCCTGGCCCTTGTCGGCCCAGGTCGCCATCCAGCAAGGGCAAGCCGCGGCCCGCAGCCTTCAGGCACGTCGAGACGGCAACACTCCAGATCCTTTTGTGTTCCAGGATCTCGGTGAAATGCTCAGCCTGGGGATCGGCGACGCCACACTCACCGGTATGGGTGTCACCTTGGCGGGGCCCCTTGCCTTCAAATTGAGACGCTTGGCATACCTCACCCGCATGCCCGGACTGTCCCTTGGTCTGCGCTCTGCTGGGGCCTGGTTGTTCAGTTCTTGA
- the hflX gene encoding GTPase HflX: MKQAHLAGRTRGLRPSQLRQLERLSHRRHPQNAGADLFTLERLAELTLELKQSLHLLIDARGVSRLLWVGPLGESDRLDGHLSGGTRRRQRWRLVSALPGTQGVDLKPEGRDAVIAMDVAPSIWLRLQAAATASGTRPAALWRTDASAAIGWRCDATGALSVLCAAETTEPVSELAAVKGTVYSPHQQEERVLLLTLIGSDPDGNERELAELEGLTRSAGACPVAVCRQRLGQINPQTLWGTGKLQEAAVDVRRHAASLVITDRELTPVQARNLERLLDCPVMDRSELILDIFAQRATSSAGRLQVELAQLRYRLPRLTGRGLSLSRQGGGIGTRGPGETQLEKDRRAISRRIEHLGRELRQLGAHRARLRQQRSTLPRVALVGYTNAGKSSLLNALCALDQGRAVEAKNSLFATLDPTTRRLCLPQSGSAPKELLITDTVGFIRELPGPLMQAFMATLEETREADQLLLVVDLGDPDWQGQLSAVHSILNGLNCQQPRQVIANQIDRCKASELELIRTLEPHALYLSATQGTGLKGLRAWLEQTFWGTSPEQVCKAPSHQTSARANG, from the coding sequence TTGAAGCAGGCCCACCTAGCAGGACGCACGCGCGGGCTAAGGCCATCCCAGCTCCGTCAGCTGGAGAGGCTCAGCCACCGGCGTCATCCGCAGAACGCGGGCGCCGATCTGTTCACCCTTGAGCGCCTGGCCGAACTCACCCTCGAACTCAAGCAGTCTCTGCATCTTCTGATCGATGCACGCGGTGTGAGCAGGCTGCTGTGGGTTGGCCCCCTCGGAGAGTCCGACCGGCTTGATGGCCATCTTTCCGGAGGGACGCGACGCCGCCAACGCTGGCGTCTGGTGAGTGCATTGCCAGGCACACAAGGAGTGGATCTGAAACCGGAAGGACGCGACGCCGTCATCGCGATGGATGTGGCCCCCAGCATCTGGCTACGGCTCCAAGCAGCCGCCACCGCCTCGGGAACGCGGCCTGCCGCGCTCTGGCGCACCGATGCCTCTGCCGCGATCGGCTGGCGCTGCGATGCCACGGGCGCGCTGTCTGTGCTTTGTGCAGCTGAGACGACGGAGCCCGTTTCCGAGCTGGCCGCTGTGAAGGGAACCGTCTACTCTCCCCATCAACAGGAGGAACGCGTCCTGCTGCTGACACTGATTGGCTCAGACCCTGACGGCAATGAGCGCGAGCTCGCTGAACTGGAGGGGCTGACACGCAGTGCCGGTGCCTGCCCCGTGGCAGTGTGTCGTCAGCGCCTCGGCCAGATCAATCCACAAACTCTCTGGGGAACAGGAAAACTCCAGGAGGCTGCCGTTGATGTGCGCCGCCATGCTGCGTCTCTCGTGATAACCGACAGGGAACTGACCCCAGTGCAGGCGAGAAACCTCGAGCGGCTTCTGGATTGCCCTGTGATGGACCGCAGCGAGCTCATTTTGGATATTTTCGCCCAGCGCGCCACAAGCTCGGCCGGCCGACTTCAGGTAGAGCTGGCCCAACTGCGCTACAGGCTTCCACGCCTGACCGGCCGCGGTCTCAGCCTGTCGCGCCAAGGAGGTGGCATCGGCACCCGGGGACCGGGGGAAACCCAGCTCGAGAAGGACCGCCGTGCCATCAGCCGCCGCATCGAGCATCTTGGCCGGGAATTGCGGCAGCTGGGGGCGCATCGCGCCCGGCTGCGGCAACAACGCAGCACGCTTCCGAGAGTTGCGCTGGTCGGCTACACCAATGCTGGAAAGTCATCTCTTCTCAATGCGCTCTGTGCCCTTGATCAAGGGCGTGCTGTGGAAGCGAAAAACAGTCTCTTTGCAACGCTTGACCCCACCACCAGGCGGTTGTGCCTTCCGCAGTCAGGCTCTGCACCCAAAGAGCTTCTGATCACCGACACAGTCGGATTCATTCGGGAGCTGCCCGGACCGTTGATGCAGGCGTTCATGGCCACGCTTGAAGAAACCCGCGAAGCCGACCAGCTTCTTCTGGTGGTGGATCTCGGAGATCCCGACTGGCAAGGCCAACTGAGTGCCGTTCATTCCATTCTGAATGGGCTCAACTGCCAGCAACCGCGGCAGGTGATCGCCAATCAAATCGATCGCTGCAAAGCTTCGGAACTCGAACTGATCAGAACTCTTGAACCGCACGCCCTCTATCTGTCAGCAACACAGGGGACAGGATTGAAAGGTCTGCGAGCATGGCTCGAGCAAACGTTCTGGGGGACCTCACCAGAACAAGTCTGCAAAGCCCCCTCCCATCAGACCAGCGCACGCGCCAATGGCTGA